A single Mangifera indica cultivar Alphonso chromosome 20, CATAS_Mindica_2.1, whole genome shotgun sequence DNA region contains:
- the LOC123203871 gene encoding GDSL esterase/lipase At4g10955-like: MASEREDFSLSGPLHLTHIDWTNDHHRRSVAACLVQGVYVSERDRQQQRHGSQALATPWWEFFHFQLFRQLKDDVDSTIFGAIYEFKPPASHCNLSTAGTPRYVIAFRGTLTKPDSFMRDLELDLHVIQNGLHQTSRFEIAMQAVRNMVASVGNSNVWLAGHSLGSAMAMLAGKTMAKTGVLLEAFLFNPPFLSAPIERIKNKKVKHGLRIAGSVITAGLALAVNAKKKQHNTRSAIEEPFTALSAWVPRLFVNPADHISSEYVGYFEHRKKMEEIGAGDIERLATQHSLGALFMNVMGKESQPLHLIASAILTVNATPSQDFKQAHGIHQWWKPDMHLQSKFYKYK; this comes from the exons ATGGCCTCCGAGAGAGAAGATTTTAGTCTTTCAGGGCCTTTACACTTGACTCATATTGATTG GACAAATGACCATCACCGAAGGTCTGTAGCAGCTTGTTTGGTTCAGGGTGTGTACGTTTCAGAGCGAGATCGTCAGCAGCAGCGTCATGGATCTCAAGCTCTTGCAACCCCTTGGTGGGagtttttccattttcaattGTTCCGTCAGCTTAAAGATGATGTTGATTCTACAATCTTTGGTGCcatttatgaattcaaacctCCAGCGTCACACTGTAACTTGTCAACAGCTGGAACTCCTCGCTATGTCATTGCCTTCCGAGGGACCTTGACCAAACCAGACTCTTTTATGCGGGATCTTGAGTTGGACCTCCATGTAATCCAAAATGGACTCCACCAAACATCTCGTTTTGAAATTGCTATGCAAGCTGTCAGAAACATGGTTGCTTCTGTGGGAAATTCAAATGTCTGGTTGGCTGGCCATTCACTTGGGTCAGCCATGGCAATGCTTGCTGGGAAGACCATGGCCAAGACAGGTGTTTTACTTGAAGCTTTTCTCTTTAATCCACCATTCCTTTCGGCCCCAATTGagagaattaaaaataagaaagtgAAACATGGGCTTCGAATAGCAGGCAGTGTTATTACAGCTGGACTTGCTCTTGCTGTAAATGCAAAGAAAAAACAACATAATACTCGGTCTGCGATTGAGGAGCCATTTACTGCACTATCTGCTTGGGTCCCTCGTCTATTCGTGAACCCAGCCGACCACATCAGCTCAGAATATGTTGGATATTTTGAACATAGGAAGAAGATGGAGGAGATTGGAGCAGGAGATATTGAAAGGTTAGCAACTCAACACTCCCTTGGGGCTCTTTTTATGAATGTAATGGGAAAGGAGTCACAGCCTCTACACCTCATTGCATCAGCAATTCTGACAGTCAATGCAACTCCTTCACAAGATTTCAAACAGGCTCATGGAATTCACCAGTGGTGGAAACCTGACATGCACTTGCAGTCCAAGTTCTACAAATACAAATAG
- the LOC123204568 gene encoding dynamin-related protein 5A yields MENLITLVNKIQRACTALGDYGENSALPTLWDSLPAIAVVGGQSSGKSSVLESIVGKDFLPRGSGIVTRRPLVLQLHKSEEGSREYAEFLHLPRKRFTDFAAVRKEIQDETDRETGRSKQISSVPIHLSIYSPNVVNLTLIDLPGLTKVAIEGQPDSIVQDIENMVRSYIEKPNCIILAISPANQDLATSDAIKISREVDPTGDRTIGVLTKIDLMDKGTDAVDILEGKSYRLKFPWVGVVNRSQADINKNVDMIAARRRERDYFSNTPEYKHLAHRMGSEHLAKMLSKHLETVIKSRIPGIQSLINKTIAELESELSRLGKPIAADAGGKLYMIMEICRLFDQIYKEHLDGVRPGGDKIYYVFDNQLPAALKRLQFDKQLSMDNIRKLITEADGYQPHLIAPEQGYRRLIESTLVTIRGPAEASVDAVHALLKELVHKAISETAELKQYPALRVEVGNAAIESLERMREMSKKAALQLVDMECSYLTVDFFRKLPQDAEKGGNPTLSIFDRYNDSYLRRIGTTVLSYVNMVCATLRNSVPKSIVYCQVREAKRSLLDHFFTELGAMEQKRLSSLLNEDPAVMERRSSLAKRLELYKAAQAEIDAVAWSK; encoded by the exons ATGGAGAACTTGATTACTTTGGTTAACAAAATTCAGAGAGCTTGTACGGCTCTTGGTGACTATGGAGAAAATAGTGCGTTGCCAACTCTTTGGGACTCTCTGCCGGCGATTGCCGTTGTCGGTGGACAG AGTTCAGGAAAGTCTTCGGTGTTGGAGAGCATTGTCGGCAAGGACTTTTTACCTCGTGGATCTG GGATTGTTACGCGGCGTCCTCTGGTTTTGCAGCTTCATAAAAGCGAGGAAGGATCGAGAGAATATGCTGAATTTCTTCACCTCCCTAGAAAACGATTCACTGATTTTG CGGCTGTGAGGAAGGAGATACAAGATGAGACTGATCGAGAGACTGGCCGTAGCAAGCAAATTTCTAGTGTGCCAATTCATCTGAGCATTTATTCTCCTAATG TTGTCAACTTGACTTTGATTGATCTTCCTGGACTCACAAAAGTTGCAATTG AGGGTCAACCAGACAGTATTGTGCAAGATATTGAGAATATGGTTCGCTCCTACATAGAGAAG CCAAACTGTATAATTCTTGCAATTTCACCAGCCAACCAAGATCTTGCCACATCTGATGCAATCAAAATCTCCCGAGAGGTAGACCCTACag GTGACAGGACCATTGGGGTCCTTACAAAGATTGATCTTATGGACAAGGGTACTGATGCTGTTGAT ATATTGGAAGGAAAATCATATCGGCTAAAATTCCCATGGGTGGGTGTTGTGAATCGCTCCCAAGCGGATATCAATAAGAATGTTGACATGATTGCAGCTCGGCGTAGAGAGCGTGACTATTTTTCTAATACCCCTGAGTACAAGCACCTTGCACACAGAATGGGTTCTGAGCATCTAGCAAAGATGCTTTCAAAG CATTTGGAAACTGTAATCAAGTCCCGAATCCCAGGCATCCAGTCgcttattaacaaaacaattgCAGAGCTAGAAAGTGAATTGAGTCGCCTTGGAAAGCCAATAGCTGCTGATGCAGGA GGAAAGCTATATATGATCATGGAGATTTGTCGTCTTTTTGATCAAATATACAAGGAGCATCTTGATGGAGT GCGTCCTGGTGGTGACAAAATTTACTATGTTTTTGATAACCAGCTTCCTGCTGCTCTTAAAAGGTTGCAATTTGACAAGCAACTTTCAATGGACAATATCAGGAAGCTTATTACTGAAGCTGATGGGTATCAACCTCATTTAATAGCTCCTGAACAAGGATACCGTCGGTTGATTGAGTCTACCTTGGTTACTATCAGAGGTCCAGCTGAGGCATCTGTTGATGCG GTTCATGCTCTATTGAAGGAACTGGTTCACAAGGCTATTAGTGAGACTGCA GAGTTAAAGCAGTATCCTGCTCTGAGAGTTGAGGTTGGAAATGCAGCTATTGAGTCGCTAGAGAGAATGAGGGAGATGAGCAAGAAAGCAGCACTTCAGCTTGTTGATATGGAGTGTAGTTATCTGACTGTTGATTTCTTCAGAAAGCTTCCTCAGGATGCTGAGAAAGGTGGCAATCCAACACTTTCAATTTTTGATAGATACAATGATTCTTATCTGCGGCGAATTG GAACAACAGTTTTGTCTTACGTCAATATGGTCTGTGCAACTCTGCGAAACTCCGTTCCCAAATCAATTGTTTATTGTCAAGTACGGGAGGCTAAACGAAGCCTGCTTGACCATTTCTTCACCGAGTTGGGTGCAATGGAG CAAAAGCGATTGTCATCACTACTGAACGAGGATCCGGCCGTCATGGAGCGACGCAGTAGCCTTGCAAAGAGGCTGGAGTTATACAAGGCTGCTCAGGCAGAAATTGATGCAGTTGCTTGGTCAAAGTAG
- the LOC123204179 gene encoding uncharacterized protein LOC123204179, producing the protein MSRPRKPSSGRTNLASCIVATIFLIFVVIVILIVFFTVFKPRDPKLTVNAVQLPSFSISNSTVNFTFSQYVTIKNPNKAAFSHYDSTIQLVYSGSQVGFMFIPAGEIEAGRTKYMAATFAVQSFPISTATGANAVVGPVVTGGGGWPNNGYRVGPTLEIESRMEMAGRTRVLHVFTHHVVAKSRCRVEISVNDGSVLGFHC; encoded by the coding sequence atgagtaGGCCTCGTAAACCCTCATCAGGCCGCACAAATTTAGCATCATGTATAGTGGCCACCATTTTCTTGATCTTTGTAGTTATTGTCATTCTCATCGTCTTCTTCACTGTGTTTAAACCCAGAGATCCCAAGCTTACCGTTAATGCCGTCCAGCTCCCGTCATTCTCCATCTCTAACAGCACCGTCAACTTCACTTTTTCTCAGTACGTCACCATCAAGAACCCCAACAAGGCCGCCTTCTCTCACTACGACAGTACGATTCAGCTCGTCTACTCCGGCTCTCAAGTCGGCTTCATGTTTATTCCCGCCGGTGAGATCGAGGCCGGTCGGACCAAGTACATGGCCGCAACGTTCGCCGTCCAGTCCTTCCCGATTTCCACCGCAACCGGAGCTAACGCGGTGGTAGGTCCAGTAGTGACCGGCGGTGGCGGTTGGCCTAATAATGGGTATCGGGTGGGGCCCACTTTGGAGATTGaatccagaatggaaatggcgGGTCGGACTCGGGTATTACATGTGTTTACACATCACGTTGTGGCGAAATCTAGGTGTAGGGTTGAAATTTCTGTGAATGATGGATCTGTATTAGGGTTTCACTGCTAg
- the LOC123204657 gene encoding F-box protein SKIP8-like isoform X2, whose amino-acid sequence MEIITSSFFSPHFFIAAIFTLLALLLSLRTVRSTKSPKSTDGTGVAPSAKKKACNCSCSCNGVVENHRESAESEMLEIDRSTPAVVVECGSGASMMEQLAPEITMHALSYLDYLSLCRLSMTNSLMRKVANDDNAWKALYHKDFTLEQDSVTPLHGWKAYYAATRAVVNVNAAFFNIIRERSLPAMSHFWLNADYVKCIHASGELFSGLYKLCYSQSEVWERRVCRRGILLSVIFSGITQ is encoded by the exons ATGGAGATTATTACCTCTTCGTTTTTCTCGCCTCACTTTTTTATAGCTGCGATTTTTACACTTTTGGCTCTACTCCTCTCTCTCCGCACCGTCCGATCGACGAAATCGCCGAAAAGCACGGACGGCACTGGTGTTGCGCCTTCGGCGAAGAAGAAGGCATGTAACTGTTCGTGTTCCTGCAACGGTGTTGTCGAAAATCATCGGGAATCTGCGGAGTCGGAGATGTTGGAGATTGACAGAAGTACGCCCGCGGTCGTGGTGGAGTGTGGGAGTGGCGCGTCGATGATGGAGCAGTTGGCACCGGAGATTACGATGCACGCGCTCAGTTATTTGGATTATCTGAGTTTGTGTCGGCTTTCTATGACCAATTCGTTGATGAGAAAAGTTGCTAATGATGATAATGCTTGGAAAGCTCTTTATCATAAG gattttaCATTGGAACAAGATAGTGTCACGCCGCTCCATGGATGGAAAGCGTATTATGCAGCTACCAGAGCTGTTGTGAATGTGAATGCAGCATTTTTTAACATCATCAGAGAGAGGTCCCTTCCAGCGATGAGTCATTTCTGGCTTAATGCTGATTATGTGAAGTGTATTCATGCCTCAGGGGAACTTTTTTCAGG GTTATACAAGTTGTGTTATAGTCAATCAGAGGTTTGGGAAAGAAGAGTTTGTAGGAGGGGAATTCTTCTTTCTGTTATCTTTTCAG GTATAACTCAGTAA
- the LOC123204760 gene encoding uncharacterized protein LOC123204760, with protein MGNCSFKGTADGFPSSTRILTDSGTVLELKNPKLAREVLEDYPGYGIFPRGHIERPKMSSAEFVDSLACGSALEVLPSDGNGVWKVKLVISTKQLEEIFSEEVNTEALIEKMRMAACSASRLTPRRTKNSWLVGWRKPALLNVNCKS; from the exons ATGGGTAATTGTTCTTTCAAAGGGACAGCTGATGGTTTCCCAAGCTCCACCCGGATTTTGACAGATTCCGGGACTGTACTGGAGTTGAAGAACCCGAAATTAGCTAGAGAAGTTCTTGAAGATTATCCAGGCTATGGAATTTTCCCTCGAGGCCAT ATTGAGCGGCCGAAGATGTCATCTGCAGAGTTTGTGGACAGTTTGGCATGCGGGTCTGCTCTGGAAGTGTTGCCATCGGATGGGAATGGCGTTTGGAAAGTGAAGCTGGTGATTAGTACAAAGCAGTTGGAGGAAATTTTCTCGGAAGAGGTTAACACAGAGGCCTTGATTGAGAAAATGAGAATGGCTGCCTGCTCAGCTAGCCGCCTCACGCCCAGGCGGACCAAGAACTCTTGGCTGGTGGGCTGGAGGAAGCCAGCACTTCTCAATGTAAATTGTAAGTCTTAA
- the LOC123204659 gene encoding calcineurin B-like protein 8, which produces MNSIANCFCLKKASRKPGYEDPIILASETPFTVNEVEALHDLFKKLSSTIVDDGLLDKEEFKLALFRNGNKQNLFANRIFDLFDVKRNGVIDFEDFVRSLSVFHPDAPEANKVAFAFRLYDLHQTGCIEREEVKEMVLALLGESDLKLSNDVVESVVERTMLEADTKGDGKIDMEEWKEFVAKNPNILKIMTLPHLKEITLSFPSFILPSEGQDLT; this is translated from the exons ATGAACTCTATCGCTAACTGCTTTTGTCTAAAGAAAGCAAGCCGAAAACCCGGGTATGAGGACCCAATCATTCTTGCTTCTGAGACACCTT TTACTGTGAATGAAGTGGAAGCTTTGCATGATTTGTTCAAAAAGCTAAGTAGTACCATTGTTGATGACGGTCTTCTCGACAAG GAAGAATTCAAGCTTGCACTTTTTAGGAACGGCAACAAGCAGAATCTTTTCGCCAATAGG atatttgatttgtttgatgtTAAGCGTAATGGTGTTATTGACTTTGAAGATTTTGTACGGTCACTAAGTGTTTTCCATCCAGATGCTCCGGAAGCAAACAAAGTTGCTT TTGCATTCAGATTATATGATCTTCACCAGACTGGCTGCATTGAGCGCGAGGAG GTGAAGGAGATGGTACTGGCTCTGCTAGGCGAATCTGATCTGAAACTATCGAATGATGTTGTTGAATCAGTTGTGGAAAGG ACAATGCTGGAGGCAGATACCAAAGGAGATGGTAAGATTGATATGGAAGAGTGGAAGGAATTTGTGgcaaaaaatccaaacattttgaAGATCATGACTCTTCCACATCTGAA GGAAATAACTCTATCATTTCCCAGTTTTATTCTGCCCTCTGAAGGCCAAGATTTGACTTGA
- the LOC123204201 gene encoding mediator-associated protein 3, with protein MNFKGENTTRTLPLSPPSLKSELRSARRKKEEASRRKMEAQIDKETRRKIKKSVKNILQGEDANLYVLNEKLVRQKASADLNLDLNQPLYKKLVRKHVENFLIQEKSKPKIAEKIIK; from the coding sequence ATGAATTTTAAGGGGGAGAATACAACTAGGACGCTGCCCCTGTCGCCGCCGTCTCTGAAGTCTGAGCTTAGAAGCGCAAGAAGGAAAAAGGAAGAAGCAAGTCGTAGGAAAATGGAAGCACAGATCGATAAGGAAACGAGAAGAAAAATCAAGAAGAGTGTGAAAAATATACTCCAAGGAGAAGATGCAAACTTGTACGTGCTGAACGAGAAATTGGTTCGACAAAAAGCCTCCGCCGACCTCAATCTCGACCTCAACCAACCTTTGTATAAGAAGCTAGTGAGAAAAcatgttgaaaattttctcataCAAGAAAAATCCAAACCGAAAATAGCtgaaaaaatcatcaaataa
- the LOC123204657 gene encoding F-box protein SKIP8-like isoform X1: MEIITSSFFSPHFFIAAIFTLLALLLSLRTVRSTKSPKSTDGTGVAPSAKKKACNCSCSCNGVVENHRESAESEMLEIDRSTPAVVVECGSGASMMEQLAPEITMHALSYLDYLSLCRLSMTNSLMRKVANDDNAWKALYHKDFTLEQDSVTPLHGWKAYYAATRAVVNVNAAFFNIIRERSLPAMSHFWLNADYVKCIHASGELFSGYNSVIQSWQLAFNWEQGVDFQVQDVKARVLTDMAWVTMKTYLDIDAGPFNMTNVFEFHNGRWYMVHHHSSVMLIDGEVDQQVVHA, from the exons ATGGAGATTATTACCTCTTCGTTTTTCTCGCCTCACTTTTTTATAGCTGCGATTTTTACACTTTTGGCTCTACTCCTCTCTCTCCGCACCGTCCGATCGACGAAATCGCCGAAAAGCACGGACGGCACTGGTGTTGCGCCTTCGGCGAAGAAGAAGGCATGTAACTGTTCGTGTTCCTGCAACGGTGTTGTCGAAAATCATCGGGAATCTGCGGAGTCGGAGATGTTGGAGATTGACAGAAGTACGCCCGCGGTCGTGGTGGAGTGTGGGAGTGGCGCGTCGATGATGGAGCAGTTGGCACCGGAGATTACGATGCACGCGCTCAGTTATTTGGATTATCTGAGTTTGTGTCGGCTTTCTATGACCAATTCGTTGATGAGAAAAGTTGCTAATGATGATAATGCTTGGAAAGCTCTTTATCATAAG gattttaCATTGGAACAAGATAGTGTCACGCCGCTCCATGGATGGAAAGCGTATTATGCAGCTACCAGAGCTGTTGTGAATGTGAATGCAGCATTTTTTAACATCATCAGAGAGAGGTCCCTTCCAGCGATGAGTCATTTCTGGCTTAATGCTGATTATGTGAAGTGTATTCATGCCTCAGGGGAACTTTTTTCAGG GTATAACTCAGTAATACAGAGTTGGCAGCTTGCATTTAATTGGGAACAAGGGGTCGATTTTCAGGTTCAGGATGTGAAAGCTCGAGTGCTGACAGACATGGCTTGGGTTACCATGAAAACCTACTTAGACATTGATGCGGGACCATTTAACATGACTAATGTGTTTGAGTTTCATAATGGACGGTGGTACATGGTGCACCATCACAGTTCGGTGATGCTCATTGATGGAGAGGTTGATCAACAAGTTGTGCATgcataa